In Pongo abelii isolate AG06213 chromosome 5, NHGRI_mPonAbe1-v2.0_pri, whole genome shotgun sequence, a single genomic region encodes these proteins:
- the SMLR1 gene encoding small leucine-rich protein 1: MLSKGWSPRRKQVQTQRKAALVLSVTPTVPVGSVWLAMSSVLSAFMRELPGWFLFSGVFLPVTLLLLLLIAYFRIKLIEVNEELSQNCDHQHNPKDGSSLYHRMKWT; this comes from the exons ATGCTGAGCAAAGGCTGGAGCCCCAGAAGAAAACAAGTGCAGACTCAGAGGAAAGCTGCCCTGGTCCTGAGTGTGACTCCCACGGTCCCCGTGGGGTCTGTGTGGTTGGCAATGAGCTCTGTGCTGTCAGCTTTCATGAGGGAGCTCCCTGGCTGGTTCCTGTTCTCTGGGGTCTTCCTCCCCGTGACTTTGCTGCTGCTCCTCCTCATCGCCTACTTCAGGATCAAACTGATTGAGG ttaaTGAAGAACTGTCCCAGAATTGTGATCACCAACATAATCCCAAGGATGGCTCTTCCCTGTACCACAGAATGAAATGGACGTGA